Proteins encoded in a region of the Ornithodoros turicata isolate Travis chromosome 3, ASM3712646v1, whole genome shotgun sequence genome:
- the LOC135390064 gene encoding polypeptide N-acetylgalactosaminyltransferase 5-like, whose amino-acid sequence MKHRQVAAVSLSLAILWIAAVLLLYGDQQRSIRELIYIQRQERSSQNTRIVYTFSSLDVSFGSPKSAKVEAKLSGISLEFQENVKPRNTEILLVGGNRSLSNADLPAKILKPERHTTVNDTAVKEGWKLHAFNQIMSDKISPIRSLPDARHPACHDLKYPEKLPDTSVVICFRNEAWSTLLRTVHSVIHRSPSQLLREIILVDDFSDMKHLGEELDAYVAHLPKVRLLRLKKREGLARARMAGTAVSTGAVITFLDSHCECTSGWLEPLLDRISRDPTTVVCPVIDTINDDTFQYVVGHYDTVQVGGFDWGLNFRWHVAPEREVKRRRFSWEPLRSPTMAGGLFAIDKAFFEKLGMYDDGIEIWGGENLELSFKIWMCGGTLEVVPCARVGHVFRARNPNVGTLDLSRLTRNSMRVAEVWLDDYVKYFYERIGSVDRDIGDVEPRKALRRKLRCRSFGWYLDTVYPELFVPDKAVASGEIQTQVERRRLCVDLPAERPRAPILVHGCHGPGNNQNWYLTIAGEIRRDESCFDYDGTSEDVMLYRCHGWFGNQQWVYNHDSGMIYHVISKKCVGMSSDAKKLRMERCNETGRQRWQFQHYRKP is encoded by the coding sequence ATGAAACACAGGCAAGTGGCGGCAGTCTCCTTATCATTGGCTATTCTTTGGATAGCTGCGGTACTGCTTCTGTATGGTGACCAACAAAGGTCTATCCGAGAACTCATCTACATACAGCGACAAGAACGCAGCTCGCAGAACACGAGAATCGTCTATACGTTTTCTTCCCTCGATGTATCGTTCGGGTCTCCAAAGAGCGCTAAGGTCGAAGCAAAGCTCAGTGGTATTTCACTCGAGTTCCAAGAAAATGTGAAGCCACGGAACACTGAAATACTGCTGGTCGGTGGAAACCGAAGCCTGAGCAATGCGGATCTGCCGGCAAAGATACTTAAACCGGAGCGACACACCACTGTGAATGACACGGCTGTGAAAGAAGGCTGGAAGCTGCACGCGTTCAATCAAATTATGAGCGACAAGATCTCTCCTATCAGAAGTCTTCCTGATGCGCGTCATCCGGCGTGCCACGATCTCAAGTACCCGGAAAAGCTTCCAGACACCAGTGTGGTGATCTGCTTTCGCAACGAGGCTTGGAGCACGCTTCTTCGAACAGTCCACAGTGTCATACACAGGTCACCGAGCCAATTGTTGAGAGAGATCATCCTCGTTGATGACTTCTCGGACATGAAACACTTAGGCGAAGAACTGGACGCCTATGTAGCCCACCTCCCAAAAGTGCGACTATTAAGGTTGAAGAAGCGCGAAGGACTCGCGCGAGCTCGTATGGCCGGAACAGCAGTGTCCACTGGCGCTGTCATCACATTCCTCGACTCCCACTGCGAATGCACCAGTGGTTGGTTGGAGCCACTCCTCGATCGGATAAGCCGCGACCCGACGACTGTTGTGTGCCCCGTCATTGACACCATAAATGACGACACCTTTCAGTACGTCGTGGGTCATTATGACACTGTCCAAGTTGGAGGTTTCGATTGGGGTCTTAACTTCAGATGGCACGTTGCTCCAGAACGCGAAGTGAAGCGGAGACGATTCTCCTGGGAACCCTTGCGAAGTCCCACAATGGCCGGCGGGCTCTTTGCCATAGACAAGGCCTTCTTCGAGAAGTTGGGGATGTACGACGATGGCATCGAAATTTGGGGCGGCGAGAACCTCGAACTTTCCTTCAAGATCTGGATGTGTGGCGGAACGTTGGAGGTAGTGCCGTGCGCTCGCGTGGGCCACGTGTTTCGCGCGCGGAATCCCAACGTGGGTACATTGGACTTGAGTCGCCTCACACGGAATTCTATGCGTGTAGCTGAAGTCTGGCTGGATGATTATGTCAAATACTTCTACGAACGGATAGGGAGCGTAGACAGGGACATCGGCGATGTTGAACCTCGTAAGGCCCTACGACGCAAGCTACGGTGCAGGTCGTTCGGCTGGTACTTGGACACTGTCTACCCGGAGTTGTTCGTTCCCGACAAGGCAGTAGCGTCTGGGGAAATCCAGACCCAGGTGGAGCGACGACGCCTGTGCGTCGACCTTCCAGCTGAGAGGCCACGGGCACCAATCTTAGTGCATGGATGCCACGGACCAGGCAACAATCAGAACTGGTATTTGACAATCGCAGGCGAAATTCGCAGAGACGAGTCTTGCTTCGACTATGATGGCACAAGTGAAGATGTTATGTTGTATAGGTGTCACGGCTGGTTTGGAAATCAACAATGGGTCTATAATCATGATTCAGGAATGATATACCACGTTATTAGTAAGAAATGTGTAGGCATGTCTTCAGATGCAAAAAAGCTCCGCATGGAACGGTGCAACGAAACTGGAAGGCAGCGATGGCAGTTTCAACACTATAGAAAACCTTga